A region of Dermochelys coriacea isolate rDerCor1 chromosome 1, rDerCor1.pri.v4, whole genome shotgun sequence DNA encodes the following proteins:
- the NOBOX gene encoding homeobox protein NOBOX produces the protein MAGAGEQPLRGSVCEEEQQEQGGEASPLSTKHFIADVAHGPGNSLLSTFHTVIVKDESESILETGVGADPLKEEEEDENYCMVQVGGSPSLHPPALDCQPGSILETRNGADSVKEEDGGGNYCMVHVSGSPTLHPPALDCQLNYATMCGSLPAFFGNMNSVPQGPGAEFTQEIPDQSQERAEGYYPDSTEKETKKQKISGSSGVCSPKTSSVAPGDFYSLAQLQDVNLNLGHATRRSARCAAASTAGQQSYRVSSFQESGGGQDVAKEKKVPPENPEEQGALPPVRKKTRTFYSAEQLEELERMFQEDHYPDNEKRREIAAAVGVTPQRIMVWFQNRRAKWRKLEKLTVKGSKKCTSSTTLSVPSGASTYGPSLLPMPPLPDIIHDQSAMLNMDITVGNYPSMLSGHPAPLVSSSVSSVTGVVTCCEAGQTKALSQGSFGSSRMECFPTIPSPPPIRRASLPLNMTFNPNNHIVPLMLDTPNSECSPSSQESSSREVLTYSFQSQGVSSPTSCNYPDQLEPTANLETPYYHYSNQPGTYQLPQYPPQHQLSQFHHLPVPLASNVLPSVRLTPTTPSESNPAFFTLAGNSGVVTYGAAGASRGYLQHHLGGQILLQQPAGTSGGITTYQAVPWNEFYMQGRPFSNQLCARMQFSSTAAGRYSTEQAPYIQNPGMMQPTPCFLQLPKGATSGSVVFTEKQRAMPAPDQTSYQDHQLQIAPAEREDPESSSSVTKEEESAADDKEENTN, from the exons atggcgggggcgggggagcagccgctccggGGCTCGG TATGTGAGGAGGAGCAGCAAGAACAAGGAGGGGAGGCATCACCGCTGAGCACTAAACACTTCATTGCGGATGTGGCACATGGCCCAGGGAACAGCTTGCTATCTACTTTCCACACCGTGATTGTAAAAGATGAGTCTGAGAGTATCCTTGAAACAGGAGTTGGTGCTGATCCCttaaaggaagaggaggaagatgaaaacTACTGCATGGTGCAGGTGGGAGGGTCACCCAGCCTGCACCCACCAGCCCTAGACTGCCAGCCTGGGAGCATCCTGGAAACAAGAAATGGTGCTGACTCTGTAAAGGAGGAAGATGGAGGTGGAAACTACTGCATGGTGCATGTGTCTGGGTCACCCACCCTGCACCCACCAGCTCTGGACTGCCAGCTCAACTATGCCACAATGTGTGGGTCACTGCCAGCTTTCTTTGGCAACATGAACTCTGTGCCCCAAGGCCCCGGAGCTGAGTTTACCCAGGAGATCCCAGATCAGTCACAGGAAAGAGCTGAGGGGTATTACCCTGATAGCACAGAAAAGGAgaccaagaaacaaaaaatcagtgGCAGCAGTGGAGTGTGCTCCCCAAAGACATCCAGTGTTGCTCCTGGGGACTTTTACAGCCTGGCACAGCTCCAGGATGTGAATCTGAATCTTGGCCATGCTACCCGCAGATCAGCCCGGTGTGCGGCAGCCAGCACTGCAGGTCAGCAGTCCTACAGGGTGTCATCATTCCAGGAATCTGGAGGTGGTCAGGATGTGGCCAAGGAGAAAAAAGTGCCACCAGAGAACCCAGAAGAGCAGGGAGCTCTGCCACCTGTCCGAAAGAAAACACGCACCTTCTACAGTGCAG AGCAGCTAGAGGAATTGGAGAGGATGTTCCAGGAAGACCATTATCCTGACAATGAAAAGAGGCGAGAGATCGCTGCTGCCGTTGGTGTAACACCACAGCGCATCATG GTCTGGTTTCAGAATCGCAGGGCAAAGTGGCGAAAATTAGAGAAACTGACTGTGAAAGGGAGCAAGAAATGCACATCATCAACAACTCTGTCAGTTCCTTCAGGAGCAAGCACTTATGG GCCATCTCTCCTGCCTATGCCTCCACTGCCTGACATCATTCATGACCAGTCTGCCATGCTCAACATGGATATCACAGTTGGGAACTATCCCAGCATGCTCAGTGGGCATCCTGCGCCGCTCGTCTCCTCATCAG TCTCTTCGGTAACTGGAGTGGTGACGTGTTGTGAGGCAGGTCAGACAAAGGCATTATCCCAGGGCAGCTTCGGTTCCAGCAGGATGGAGTGCTTCCCCACAATTCCCAGCCCTCCACCCATTCGTAGGGCCAGCCTCCCTCTCAATATGACCTTCAACCCAAACAATCATATTGTTCCATTGATGCTGGACACTCCCAACAGTGAATGTAGCCCATCCAGTCAGGAAAGCAGCTCCAGGGAGGTCCTCACTTACAGCTTCCAGAGTCAAGG TGTCAGCTCACCAACCTCATGCAATTACCCTGAccagctggagcccacagccAACCTAGAGACCCCATATTATCACTACAGTAACCAGCCTGGAACCTACCAGCTGCCCCAGTACCCCCCGCAGCACCAGCTCTCCCAGTTCCACCACCTTCCAGTCCCCCTTGCCAGCAATGTGCTGCCCAGTGTCCGCCTTACACCTACTACACCCAGTGAATCCAATCCAGCTTTCTTCACCTTGGCTGGCAATAGTGGGGTTGTGACCTACGGAGCGGCAGGTGCCTCACGAGGGTATTTACAGCACCACCTAGGGGGACAGATCCTGTTACAGCAGCCTGCTGGGACCTCAG GAGGTATCACTACCTACCAGGCTGTCCCCTGGAATGAATTCTACATGCAGGGACGTCCATTCTCCAATCAGCTTTGCGCTCGAATGCAGTTTTCCAGCACTGCAGCAGGACGTTACTCCACAGAGCAGGCTCCCTATATTCAGAACCCTGGTATGATGCAGCCCACTCCCTGTTTCCTCCAGCTGCCCAAAGGGGCAACATCAGGATCTGTGGTATTTACGGAAAAACAAAGGGCAATGCCAGCACCAGACCAGACTTCATATCAGGACCACCAATTGCAGATCGCACCAGCTGAAAGAGAGGacccagagagcagcagcagcgtcACCAAGGAGGAGGAAAGTGCTGCTG aTGACAAAGAAGAGAATACGAATTGA